Genomic DNA from Erythrobacter aureus:
AGGGGGCGATCGCCTGTTTCGGCCTGACCGAGCCGGGCTCCGGCAGCGACAGCGCCGCCATGGCGACCACCGCGCGGCCCGATCCCGATGGCAATGGCTGGATCCTCAACGGGACCAAGCGCTACATCACCAATGCCCCCCATGCCGAAGTCGCCCTGATCATGGCGCGCACCGAAAAGGACGCCCTGCCCAAGAACGCGCATGTTTCCGCCTTCATCGTGCCGATGGATACACCGGGCGTGTCAACCGGCAGCCCCGATGAGAAGATGGGCCAGTCGGGCAGCCATATCTCCGACATCATGCTCGACGATGTGCATGTGCCGGGCGAAGCGCTGCTGGGCGGGGAAACCGGCAAGGGCTTTCGCTTCGCAATGATGAGCCTCGACAATGGCCGCATTTCGGTCGGCGCGGCCAGCACGGGCTATGCCCGCCGCGCGCTCGATTCCGCGATCAAATATGCGAACGAGCGCCAGGCCTTCGGCGAACCGATCGCCAATTTCCAGCTGATCCAGCAGATGCTCAGCGAAAGCTGGACCGAAATCTACGCCGCCGAGGCAATGATGGCCGATGTCACCGCGCGGGTCGACCGAGGCGAAAACACGGTCAAGCACGCCGCCGCTTTCAAGGTCTTCGCATCCGAAATGTGCGGCCGCGTGGTCGACCGCGTGGTGCAGATTTACGGCGGCGCGGGCTACCTTGCCGAATACGACGCCGAACGTTTCTTCCGCGATGCGCGGATTTATCGGATCTACGAAGGCACGACGCAGATCCTCCAGCTCCAGATCGCCAAGCACATGCTGCGTGAATATGCTGCGGGTGTGTGACGAGACGTAGGATGAGCCCCGTGACGAGTCTTTTTTGCGTGC
This window encodes:
- a CDS encoding acyl-CoA dehydrogenase family protein codes for the protein MSELANPGMDTETFDQFLEQLERYVRERLIPAEKQVIADDKIPDEIVAEMKEMGLFGLTVPEDFGGAGLNTTQYAKVVKAMSYAAPAYRSIFSINVGMFNSAIKNGGTDAQKAKWWPRIAEGAIACFGLTEPGSGSDSAAMATTARPDPDGNGWILNGTKRYITNAPHAEVALIMARTEKDALPKNAHVSAFIVPMDTPGVSTGSPDEKMGQSGSHISDIMLDDVHVPGEALLGGETGKGFRFAMMSLDNGRISVGAASTGYARRALDSAIKYANERQAFGEPIANFQLIQQMLSESWTEIYAAEAMMADVTARVDRGENTVKHAAAFKVFASEMCGRVVDRVVQIYGGAGYLAEYDAERFFRDARIYRIYEGTTQILQLQIAKHMLREYAAGV